Proteins encoded together in one Microbacterium oxydans window:
- a CDS encoding DNA polymerase IV: MADWVLHVDMDQFIAAVEVLRRPELAGLPVIVGGRGDPTERAVVSTASYEARKFGIGSGMPLKIAARKAPEDAVFLPVDHEAYAVASGDVMAALRALPEVVLEVVGWDECFLGVTTDDPEGVARRAQAAVLAATELHCSVGIGDNKVRAKIATEFGKPRGIFRLTAENWFEVMGDKPTRDLWGVGSKVQKRLAAHGIETVRELADADEEALVAEFGPRMGVWYHGLGSGIGPSTVDDTPWVARSHSRETTYQQNLTTPSQVQGAIRELAVQAFDDCSAEGRPVVRVHLKVRYAPFDTKTIGRKLPRPTEDREEFVAAALALGTTLDPEREVRLLGVRAEMTMPDDADGAERTPVRGRI; encoded by the coding sequence ATGGCCGACTGGGTGCTGCACGTGGACATGGACCAGTTCATCGCCGCCGTCGAGGTCCTGCGTCGCCCGGAGCTCGCCGGTCTCCCGGTGATCGTCGGCGGTCGCGGTGACCCGACCGAGCGCGCCGTCGTGTCGACCGCCTCGTACGAAGCGCGCAAGTTCGGGATCGGCTCGGGGATGCCCCTCAAGATCGCGGCTCGCAAGGCGCCGGAGGACGCGGTGTTCCTGCCCGTCGACCACGAGGCCTATGCGGTCGCCTCGGGGGACGTGATGGCGGCGCTCCGAGCGCTGCCCGAGGTCGTGCTCGAAGTGGTCGGATGGGACGAGTGCTTCCTGGGCGTCACGACGGATGATCCGGAGGGTGTCGCCCGCCGCGCCCAGGCCGCCGTGCTCGCCGCGACCGAGCTGCACTGCTCGGTCGGCATCGGCGACAACAAGGTGCGCGCCAAGATCGCGACCGAGTTCGGCAAGCCCCGGGGGATCTTCCGGCTCACGGCGGAGAACTGGTTCGAGGTCATGGGCGACAAGCCGACCCGCGACCTCTGGGGCGTGGGCTCGAAGGTGCAGAAGCGTCTGGCCGCGCACGGCATCGAGACCGTGCGCGAACTCGCCGATGCCGACGAGGAGGCGCTCGTCGCGGAGTTCGGCCCGCGGATGGGCGTCTGGTACCACGGCCTGGGATCCGGGATCGGGCCGAGCACCGTGGACGACACGCCCTGGGTCGCCCGCAGTCACAGCCGGGAGACGACCTATCAGCAGAACCTCACGACGCCGTCGCAGGTCCAGGGTGCGATCCGGGAGCTCGCCGTCCAGGCCTTCGACGACTGCAGCGCTGAAGGTAGGCCGGTCGTGCGCGTGCACCTGAAGGTGCGGTACGCCCCGTTCGACACCAAGACGATCGGACGGAAGCTGCCGCGTCCGACCGAGGACCGCGAGGAGTTCGTCGCCGCGGCACTCGCGCTGGGGACGACGCTCGACCCGGAGCGTGAGGTCCGGCTGCTCGGTGTGCGCGCGGAGATGACGATGCCGGATGACGCGGACGGCGCCGAGCGGACGCCGGTGCGCGGACGGATCTGA
- a CDS encoding CPBP family intramembrane glutamic endopeptidase, with protein MTDVRRVTPLRVGIAPAVLVCAAAPAFFVLEIPWLGWLLLALGVGSAWLIERGRNVEDQVVRVGAQRDTASVVGVRPPSLTRDLSLIAIGMLIVSVIPLAAELDNLAMLRFTLALGGAVAVPYVVSRFVYRDRAIGFPWRTHRRWGRLQWGWLVAVLVLGWLILPFYFITSGVYQNWPVVDTPELIARLFVGVGAVGIWDELFFICTVFALLRRHFPDLVANLLQAIVFVSFLWELGYREWGPLLTIPFALLQGYIFLRTHSLAYVVTVHLLFDAVVFAVLVHAHNPGLLPIFLV; from the coding sequence GTGACCGACGTGCGGCGCGTCACGCCGCTGCGGGTGGGCATCGCGCCCGCCGTGCTCGTGTGCGCCGCTGCTCCGGCCTTCTTCGTGCTGGAGATCCCGTGGCTGGGCTGGCTGCTGCTCGCTCTCGGGGTCGGGTCCGCCTGGCTGATCGAGCGGGGCCGGAACGTCGAGGATCAGGTGGTGCGCGTCGGGGCGCAGCGTGACACGGCCTCGGTGGTCGGTGTGCGCCCACCGTCGCTCACCCGCGACCTCTCGCTGATCGCCATCGGCATGCTGATCGTCAGTGTCATCCCGCTCGCCGCCGAGCTGGACAACCTCGCGATGCTGCGCTTCACGCTCGCGCTCGGCGGCGCCGTGGCGGTGCCGTACGTCGTCTCGCGGTTCGTGTATCGCGACCGGGCGATCGGCTTCCCGTGGCGTACGCACCGTCGCTGGGGCCGGTTGCAGTGGGGATGGCTCGTGGCGGTACTGGTGCTGGGCTGGCTGATCCTGCCGTTCTACTTCATCACCAGCGGCGTCTATCAGAACTGGCCGGTGGTCGACACGCCGGAGCTGATCGCCCGGCTCTTCGTCGGCGTCGGCGCGGTCGGCATCTGGGACGAGCTGTTCTTCATCTGCACGGTGTTCGCGCTGCTGCGCCGTCACTTCCCGGATCTGGTCGCGAACCTGCTGCAGGCCATCGTGTTCGTCTCGTTCCTCTGGGAGCTGGGCTATCGCGAGTGGGGACCTCTGCTCACGATCCCGTTCGCCCTGCTGCAGGGCTACATCTTCCTCCGCACGCACTCGCTCGCCTACGTCGTCACGGTGCACCTGCTGTTCGACGCCGTGGTGTTCGCCGTGCTCGTGCACGCGCACAATCCCGGGCTGCTGCCGATCTTCCTCGTCTGA
- a CDS encoding DUF1304 domain-containing protein gives MLIVGLVLAAAAAAFHVFIFALESLRWTDPETRKIFGLASEADAITMKQLAFNQGFYNLFLALTTLLGIGLVIVGAQTVGLTLVFAGTAMMFAAALVLVLSDRSKARAALMQGTLPLLALIATGIGVAIA, from the coding sequence ATGCTCATCGTCGGTCTCGTCCTCGCCGCAGCGGCCGCTGCGTTCCACGTCTTCATCTTCGCGCTCGAGTCGCTGCGATGGACCGACCCGGAGACGAGGAAGATCTTCGGTCTCGCCAGTGAGGCGGATGCGATCACGATGAAGCAGCTCGCCTTCAACCAGGGCTTCTACAACCTCTTCCTGGCGCTCACGACCCTGCTCGGCATCGGTCTGGTGATCGTGGGGGCGCAGACGGTCGGCCTGACCCTGGTGTTCGCAGGCACGGCCATGATGTTCGCCGCCGCCCTCGTCCTGGTGCTGTCGGACCGCTCGAAGGCTCGCGCCGCGCTGATGCAGGGGACGCTCCCGCTGCTCGCGCTGATCGCCACCGGCATCGGCGTCGCCATCGCCTGA
- a CDS encoding RidA family protein, whose protein sequence is MEITLAQPEGLVVSPAFSHVAVVPPGATTIYVGGQNGIDETGKVVSADAGEQSLRAVENARIALESAGAGLDDVVSWTVLIHQEADLRAAYGAVASRLAREGAPPLVTAAIVAGLGVPGALIEVSAVAAVIRD, encoded by the coding sequence ATGGAGATCACACTCGCTCAGCCCGAGGGACTCGTCGTGAGCCCCGCATTCAGCCACGTCGCCGTCGTGCCTCCCGGCGCCACGACGATCTACGTCGGAGGCCAGAACGGCATCGACGAGACCGGGAAGGTCGTCTCCGCGGACGCCGGCGAGCAGTCGCTGCGCGCCGTGGAGAACGCCCGCATCGCTCTCGAATCCGCCGGGGCCGGCCTCGACGACGTGGTCAGCTGGACCGTCCTCATCCATCAGGAGGCGGATCTTCGCGCGGCCTACGGCGCGGTCGCGTCGAGGCTGGCGCGCGAAGGCGCCCCGCCCCTCGTGACCGCGGCGATCGTGGCGGGGCTGGGCGTCCCCGGCGCCCTCATCGAGGTGAGCGCGGTCGCTGCCGTCATCCGCGACTGA
- a CDS encoding MarR family winged helix-turn-helix transcriptional regulator codes for MVCFSLYSAARATTQAYRALLAPWGLTYPQYLVLAALWLEGDQTVGSLGALMRLDSGTLSPLIRRLEQSGLVSKARDGADERVVTVRLTERGQELRSEVAPIHSRIAEVAGLHDDEQRRRLIAELQDITDRLQRETAELGAIARGDGTH; via the coding sequence ATGGTGTGCTTCTCGCTGTACTCCGCCGCCCGCGCCACGACGCAGGCGTATCGGGCGCTGCTCGCGCCCTGGGGGCTGACATACCCCCAGTACCTGGTGCTCGCCGCGCTCTGGCTCGAGGGCGATCAGACGGTGGGCTCGCTCGGGGCGCTGATGCGCCTCGACTCCGGCACCCTCTCCCCCCTCATCCGTCGGCTCGAGCAGAGCGGCCTGGTCTCCAAAGCCCGCGACGGCGCCGACGAGCGGGTCGTCACGGTACGCCTGACCGAGCGGGGCCAGGAGCTCCGCTCCGAGGTCGCCCCGATCCACTCCCGGATCGCGGAGGTCGCCGGCCTCCACGACGACGAGCAGCGGCGCCGACTGATCGCCGAGCTGCAGGACATCACCGACCGCCTCCAGCGCGAGACCGCCGAGCTCGGCGCGATCGCGCGCGGCGACGGCACCCACTGA
- a CDS encoding zinc-binding dehydrogenase, translating to MRALIHPAFGEPEQVLRVEDRPVPEPGAGQVRLRVVLSPIHNHDLWTVRGTYGFKPELPAPSGTEALGVVDAVGAGVEHLSVGQRVATGGTFGAWAEYLVTNAAGLVPVPDAIPDETAAQLVSMPFSTITLLDFLDVKEGDWIVQNAANGAVGRMLAQLGAARGVKVLGLVRRTAGVEELREQGIDGVVATDQDDWREQVDAFTGGAPIVAGVDSVGGASAGQVLSLLAEGGTLVAFGAMDSPTMEIASSDVIFKQATVKGFWGSKVIPQLDASTRSALFGELFQRLGDGTLTLPVAGVFDAADIRAAVQASSTPGRVGKVLLRF from the coding sequence ATGCGCGCACTCATCCACCCCGCCTTCGGCGAGCCGGAGCAGGTCCTCCGCGTCGAGGACCGTCCCGTCCCCGAGCCCGGAGCGGGCCAGGTCCGCCTGCGGGTCGTGCTCTCCCCCATCCACAACCACGACCTGTGGACCGTCCGCGGCACCTACGGATTCAAGCCCGAGCTGCCCGCGCCGTCGGGCACGGAAGCCCTCGGTGTCGTCGACGCCGTCGGGGCGGGCGTCGAGCACCTCTCGGTCGGACAGCGGGTCGCCACGGGCGGCACGTTCGGCGCGTGGGCCGAGTACCTCGTGACGAACGCCGCCGGCCTGGTCCCGGTACCCGACGCGATCCCGGACGAGACGGCCGCGCAGCTGGTCTCGATGCCCTTCAGCACGATCACGCTGCTGGACTTCCTCGACGTGAAGGAGGGCGACTGGATCGTGCAGAACGCCGCCAACGGGGCCGTGGGACGCATGCTCGCGCAGCTCGGAGCGGCGCGCGGGGTCAAGGTCCTCGGGCTCGTCCGCCGCACCGCGGGCGTCGAAGAACTCCGCGAGCAGGGCATCGACGGTGTCGTCGCCACCGATCAGGACGACTGGCGGGAACAGGTCGACGCGTTCACGGGCGGGGCACCGATCGTCGCGGGCGTCGACTCCGTCGGCGGTGCATCGGCCGGCCAGGTCCTCTCGCTCCTCGCCGAGGGAGGAACGCTGGTCGCCTTCGGCGCGATGGACTCGCCCACGATGGAGATCGCCTCCTCCGACGTCATCTTCAAGCAGGCCACCGTGAAGGGGTTCTGGGGCAGCAAGGTGATCCCGCAGCTCGACGCCTCGACGCGCAGCGCCCTGTTCGGCGAGCTGTTCCAGCGCCTGGGCGACGGCACCCTGACCCTTCCCGTCGCCGGTGTGTTCGACGCCGCCGACATCCGTGCGGCGGTCCAGGCGAGCAGCACCCCCGGACGCGTCGGCAAGGTGCTCCTCCGGTTCTGA